The sequence below is a genomic window from Thalassomonas haliotis.
TTTTAATACTTTTTTCTGTATATCATCTAGTTTATCCGAAATGCTGCTACCGGTTGAAAAACAGTTAAACATCAAGCTCTCACTCACTTCGCCGTAAATACCGTCACTGCATAATAAAAACAATTGCCAGGCGGTCATATCCACCAGCTTAATTTCCATGCACAACTCGACATCCAGTCCTACCGCACGGGTAATGGCATTGCTTTTTGGCATTTTTTTCATTTCGTCTTCGCTCAGCAGCCCTGACTTCATCAGCTCGGTCGCCTGGTTGTGATCCCAGGTCAGACAGAATAATTCCCGGGCATCTTGCCCATAACAACGGGAATCTCCCGCCCAAAGAAGAATACCGAGATTACGCCAACGGTTGAGCAACACCAAAGTCGTGCCCATATAGGCACCGGAAAAGTTTTCCCTGGCATAGTGATAAATATTAAGATTGGCGCTAAGCACCAGCTGCTCCAGTTGTTCAACCCGCTCCACCAGCGATGCTTTTAGCCGGACATTCTCAAAAGCCTGTTTAAGCATCTGACTGGCTAAAGCTCCTGCCTCGCCGCCTCCCATGCCGTCGGCGACCAACCATAATTGATTGTTGCCATCGCTCAGATAAGCATCCTGGTTTTCACTGCGCACACAGCCCTGATGGCTGATAGCCTCACTTTGCCAGTGTTGGGTTAACATCAATTTGCTCTTTCCAAAAAGCTGATATAAGCCTGTGAAGGCGGCATATCGTCAAACACCCTAAACTGCGGCGCACGCAGCTGGCTGCCGCATGACCACCAAAAGCTGTATTTTAGGCTTTGATGTTTAATAAAATTACAGGCCATGGCAGATACCGCCGGTGTCAGATCCTGCAAGTCGGTGAGTTGACAACTAAAAAGTTCACCGGCGGTTAATGGTGAAGCCACTACCTGAGGTAACATCCGCCCGGTAAGTGCTGCCTCGGTTTCCCGGGTCAGATGCTCCAGCAAGGCCTTAAGATCTATGCTTTCCTTATCCAGTAGAGCGATTAGAAAATCTTCAAGGCGGATCAGTTCGCTGTCCAGGCAAGACAATAACGCCAGCGGATTATCTTGCCGGCCCAATTCCACAACTAGAGTAAAGGGGTATAATCTGCCCACTTTGTCGACACTGGGCATAGTGATCCCTAAAAAGGCATTGTCATCCAACAGGCCTTCACTGAGGTAAAAACGCCACACCGGGGCATTTAGGTACAGCTTTTGCCAGTTGTCTTTCAGCTGCCAGCTGGCGCTTTCCATTGCCCGCATTTGCCAGTTGTCCCAGCGGTCAATAAAAGCCGCCCCCAGATTGCGGCGGACAAAATCGCCAAATGCCGGCAATTTGCCATAAAAACCTATGCCTTTGATCATAAACGCTCCAGGCAGACAAATTCGGATAAAGCGGGAATAGCCAAAGGATGTCCCCTGCGCCGGGAAGCCACGGCATAAATGGCCTGATAGCCATCTAAAGTGAAGGCCAGTTGGAAGCTGTTTTTTTTCAGGGGCTTAACCTTGCTACTGGCCAACAGGCGAAATAAGCCAAAAGTGCCTTCTTCCCTGTGCACCACTTCGCTGCCGTCCTGGCGGGTAAACGACATGGCGATATGTTCAACCCCACGGCCACCGGGCCAGGCGATCTTTTTGCTGATCGGCGGACCGAACTGGTAAGCCACCAGCTGCCCGGAAATATTCAGGCTAAAACGCCTCACCCGGGGATCCAGATAAACCGGGGTAAATTCAAGCTCGACAAAAGGGTTGTCGCCGCTTAAATCGAAATAACTTTGCCTGATCAGGTTTGCCTGCTCGAAAAACCTCAGCGCCTGCTCTGAATGTAATAATTTTGCCGGCACTTCCCCCTTCCAGCGCCAGGGAATACTGACATTATCAACCAGCTTGTCCAGGTATTGATCATAAAAACGCTGCAACAGCCCCGACTGCCCAAAAAGGGCGCTAAAGTCCTGCAGCAAAACTTCCTGGTTGGCCAAAGGCATAAAGGGATAACCTTGAGCCGTGATCTTTTGACATTGTTTTAAATAGGATTGTTGCCATAACCGGGCCACTTCCCTGCTGGCGCCATACCATAAAACATTCTCGGTTTCCTGGCTGATTTGCCTCAGCCAACGCTTTAACGGCATAGGTTGCCTGACGGCAAAAGTGCTTAACTGCTTAACGGCTTTATGATCTTGTTTAGTCTCAGCAAGGACCCCTTGTCCCCTTTGCTGGCTTAACAGCGACAAATGGACAAAAAGCTCAGAAAGGGCATTGAGTAACTTATCCTGGTAAGCCAGTTTATTTTCCTCAGCATTTACGGCATTGATAGCAGCAAACGCCTGTGTCACCTGCTCTTTCGGGGTGAGGGTTTCATCGCCAAGCCCTGCCCCCTGTTCGGCTAAGCGCCGCAACCGGCTTTCCCCGGAAAAACCTTTGTCCAATAATTTCTGGGTTTTATCCAGCAAACCGGGTTTACTCAAACGGGTATTTAATTCCAGGGTATTCAACAGGTAAATAAAAGGAGAGTGACTGCCGCTGGCACTTTCCAGGGCGCTGATCCCCCTGGAAAGCTGGGTAAAGGCATCGATGTCTAATTGCCCGAGCAAGCTTTGCCATGCCTTAATATAATCCTGCGTATAAAGCTTGATGATATCGGTTTTTAACCGCCGCAGATCCGGCTCTCTCTCCTGCTCGCCCAATACCCAGGCATAACGGCCATGGTCATGTAAGAACGCTTCCAGCAGCGCTTTGTCAACTTTTTCAAAAAACTCCCGGCTGTAAAACAAAGACAATACTTTTTCCGGCTGCCGCGGCGCAGCAAACACTTCTTGCCACTGGGGTCCGGCTATATCCGCCATGGTGAGCATAAAGCCGCTATTGCCAAGATAGCCCTGTTTAAACTGGTGATAATATAAATCGGCTAACTGGCTTTGTTTCAGCTTGCTTTGCGCCCGGGTGATCACTTGTTGATCCAGGGTAACCCTTAAACCTGGCTCACGCAGCAAATGCTGAAAATGACCGAGCAGGGAATCCAACTGCTCTTTGGACAGCCGCTTTTGTTGCTGCCAGCTTGAAGCCGTCTGCTCCATTAAAAAACCTATATCCCTTTGCTGCTCGCGATCCAGCATCAGGTATGCCTTCAGGTTTTGAAAAATAACGCCGTTATCAACATGGCTGCGTGATAATTGACTTTCAAATAAGGTTTTTACCCAGGGCAATACGATCACATTGGCCAGACGCCGATAGCTTTCATTAACCGCCTGATAAAGCGCTCCCGCCTGCCCCAGCCCCAGCTGCAGAAAACCGCCCTGCTGCGCTTTTAAGCTGGCCAGCATATCCGTCAGCTCATTTAGCGGCTGCAAGCCCTGCGGCACTGCCATAGCCTGCTTACCGGTATGCTGATATTGCTTCAACCAAGTCAGCAGCTGCCGGTCGGTTTGCCGGATCATGGCTTGATTATCCAGGTAACTGAAATACCAGCCCGCCAGCAGCAATAACGTCATAGTGCCGGCCAGGGAAAAAGCGGCAGTTAACAAACGTTTTTTACGTTTTTCATAAGCCGAAAATACGCCAAAGGCATTGGCTTCCTTAAACACCAGGTCTTGCAACAGGTTTTTAATAAAATAACTGCGCGCTTCAAGAGGAAAGCTGAGTGTGTTTTTAGCGTTTAAACTTAAACTGGTGGCAACATTGGCCAGCAAATTATCTATCGGAGCGCCATGCTGGGTACCGCTGGTAAAGTACACTCCCCGGACGATACCTGCCCGGGTAAAATCATCTTCGCGGCAAAATGCCGTGACCAACTCCTTCAGGGCATTTTTTAATGCCGCCACCTGGTGGCTAAACAAATAAATACTTTTCTTGCGCCCGCTGTCGCGCTCCTGCTCCATGCGCCGCCACTGCTGACGGCACAAGGAATGCGTCAATGCCGCAAACGCCTGGTCGAACTCGGCCACTCCCCCGGTACCGGTGAAGGTCAGCCCGAAGACCTGCTCCCGCTCGCGGTAACCATAACTTTCAAAAAACTCGCTAAATCCCGGCAGCAAATCCGTTTTAGTCAGCAGCAAATATACCGGCAACTTCACTTTAAAACAGCTGTTTAACTCACTCACCCTTTGTCTGGCGGCATTTATCTGTTCACTGAGGACACCCGGGCCGGCCGTTAACAGTTCATCAATCCCCATGGCCACCAGCACGCCGTTAATGGGCTTTTGGCGAAACTTGCAAATAAGCGCAAGAAACTGCTCCCAGGCTGCGCGGTCGAGCTCACTATGGCTGTCCCGGCTGGTATAACGGCCTGCGGTATCAAGCAATACCGCCTCCCGGCTAAACCACCAGTCGCAATTTTTTGTGCCGCCAACCCCTTTTACCGCGGGCTCGCCTAACTGGCCGGCAAGGGGAAACTCTAAGCCTGAATTGGCTAGTAAGGTTGTTTTACCACAGCCCGGCGAACCTATGATCATATACCAGGGTAAACGGCTGAGCAGTTGCTGCCCGCCGGCACTTTTATTGATCAGGGTAAAGGCCTGACGGAACTTTTCTTTCAGCTCCAGGGCTTCGGCATCTTTATCTGCCTGATCCTGTGCGTCCCCGGCCAGTGCCTGATTTAGCTGCTGCTCCTTTTTTTTCTCCTGATGGTAGCGATAAAAGGCGCTTACTGCCCAGATCAGCAATAACAATAAAACCACTAACAAACGCTGTGATGCCTGATATAAAGGATAGTAACCGGCAAAGGCAAAATAGGGACCGGCAAACCAGATGAGCAGGGATAAGCAAATCACCAGCACCAGCGGCTTAAACCAGCTGAGGGTAAAGAGTTTTTTTAACGCTGACTTTACCTTTGCCATGATGCCAACCCCTTAATCAGCAACATCACTTCGACCCTGCGGTTGCGGCTCCTGTTTTCATCACTGTTATTAGCCGCCAGCGGCTGGCTGTCGGCAACCCCCCGGGCATATATGCGCCCGGGACGGACCGTCAGGGATGCCAGCCAGGCTTTAACAGCATTGGCCCGGCTCAGGGAAATACTCCAGTTTGATTCAGCTTTGCCGGTAGAGTCGGTATGACCCACCACCAGCACTGAACCCTGATAACCGTCAAGTATCGCCTTAAAAGCCACCTTATCCGGTAAAAACTGGCTATCCGGCACCTGACTGCCGCTGGTAAAGAGTGCGCTATGCTTTAGGCGGATCACGACAAAATCTTGCGCCAAATCGACACTGACCAGACCCTGCTTGATATCCTGGGAAAACAGCCTCCTGATCCTGTCCAGTACAGGACCAGTGGTTTGCCCTGCAATTTCCTTAGCCTTGCCATTAACTATGCCCCGATCGGGCGCCTGCTGCTTTTCCCAACTGATTAACTCCTGCCAGGCGACATCCGACAAATGCCGGTATACAGGTTCAACCTGACCGCGTAATAAAAAGAAAAAAGAAAAATAGCCAATGGCCAGGACAATTAACATCAATGAAAAAAGCAGGTACGGGGATTGGTAAGTCAATGCTTCACCAGCAGGTTCGCAGGCACTTTGCCAGGCGGGAGACAAGGGGATATTTTCCCCGCGCCGTACCTGTGTAATAGCCGCTGCCAGCTGCTGGTTAATTTTACTCAGGGTGGCACCATTATCTTTGGCGATGCGGTATTTGCCGGCAAAACCCAGGCTCAAACAAACATAAATCAATTCCAACAGGTTAATATTCTGCCCCGGCTGTTGTAACAACTTACCCGTTAACTGGAAAAACTTTTCACCGCCCCAGGTTTCATTATGCAACTTAGCCAGCAAGGTCAGCTGCGCCCAGTGACTGTCATTCCCCCAGGGAGTAGTCAGGACAATTTCATCCACCAGGCAACACAAAATATAACGTGCCGTCAATGCCGTTTCCCTGCTCTGCCCTGCCTGAACCACCAGGGATTCGAATGCCAATAACTTGTTTTCTATATCTTGCCTGAGCTGCTCCGCTGTGGTTCCCGGCGCAATGACGGCAACACTGCCGGCAAAAATTAAAATATCATTGGCCGCTGCCAGTAAAGGGTTTTCCAGGCTGTCCAAACACAGCGGCTGCGTTGCATCTAACCTGGCCCTGACACGGCGGGCAAAATCAACTCCGGCAATTTGTGTTTCTTCACTGCTGTCACCGGCTGCCCGTCGTCCCCCCGGGTTCGGTATGCCTATGTTGTTATCATCATGGTTAGACACGTTAACTTGTCCTTACCGCCCAAAGATCTAATTTCAGGTTGGGAAACTTGCTGCCGACATGGATGGCAAGCCCCCCTGATGTTTCCAGGCTTTGCCAATACTGTCCCTGCTGCACCAGTTCAAAATAGACTGTGCCCTTTTGATAAGGTATCTGCCGGGGCGCCACCGCCAGCGGCGTGATTTGGATCCCGGGCAACTGGACATTCACTAACTCTTTAATTTCCTCTACGGCCCCTATCTTGACCTGCGCCGGGAAAAACTTCCTTAATTCATCCAGGCCCATATCCGCACTCACCGCCAGTACAAAAGCACTGTTGGTTAACAGCCGTTTATCCGGCAGTACGGCGACATTCACGCCATATTTGCCATCTTTCAGCGCTATATTGACGGACTTTTGTTCAAGCACGGTACTAAAGGAGGCCTTGAGTTCCCCCAGCAGAACTTCAAAACACTCAGTCAACTGCCGGTGGTTATACACAGGCAAGTCAGGTGCTAATTTGCCGGCATGGGTAAAGGTTGAAAGCTCGCCAATGATCTCGATAAAGAGCAGGAACAGGAAATAAGGGTGGACACAGGCTTGAGAGTTGGCATGTACCAGCCGGGGCAAATAGCGGTTCAGGCAGAGCAACATCAAAAAATCAGAGACTTCACTTGCCACCGCCTTGCCTTCAACAGAAACCCGGTTGGCAATTGCCTCGGCCCGGTGGCGAGCGACACTTTCAAGCTCTTCCAGCGCACTGCTGATATAAGCACAGCTTTTGATATTGATGGTTGAAGCGATAAAATCATGGCTAAGCTCCACCTTGCCGTCCCCTTTGACTTCCTTCACCCGAGCAAGCGGAATGCAGAGATACTCAGCCCTGTCATCCTTTTCCCTGAGTAATCTTAAATTTAACCCGCAGACTTCAACATGACTTTTTTCGGCGTGATCGCAGCTGGTATCCCTTAGCGGTATTTCTTCAAGCAAATAACGGCAATAACTGGCTTTTTGCTGGTCGCGGTTAACTTCGGTATTGTTGGCGTGAAAAAGGTATAAACCCAGATAAATGATCTGTCCGCGGTCCTGCCCGGTGATTTCCAGTGCCGAAGGCAGGTTGTCCCGGTCCGGAACCTCGAAAAAACTGCCGTCGGGGAAAAAACCCGATGCCTTTGCCAGGCTTAACTTACCGGCATTAAGTAAAGCGGCATCGATTTCAAGATTTGCCACTCCCCACATGGGGTATTGATAATGGCTGTACTGACCTTGAATCAGCTGCTCAAAATAACGGGTTTGCTGCTGAAAATGCTGAGGCAGCATCAGCATGCCTTCGCTCCAGACGACTCTTTTTTGCCCGGGCATAAACTTTACTCCCGGATCTGGGCGTTAATACTTAACTTATTAACCCGGATCAACAACTTTCCCCTGCCAAAAATATACATTTTCTTCTCCGGTACCGCCACCAGCTGCCGCCAGGAGGCATTTTCTATATCCATAAAACCGGATACCAGGCCGAAATATTTAGTCTCCTTAGAAATATCAATTTTAATGGTCTCTGTGCTGCCCGGCTGCACCAGGTAGTCATTGCTCTGAATCAACTCATTACCTAAACCGCCCAGATCTGTCGCCAATAAATCGGTAAAACCGGATTTGGCAAAGTTGGCATCATTGGTCAGCTGAAATACCCGTAAAAGCACCGGTGACGGATCGCCTGAAAAATTGGGATTGATGTTTTTAACCGCTTCAATTTCATAAACAAAGCCTATTTCTTTATCCGCAGGAGAGACACAGGCGGTTAAAACAAGCCAAGACAGGGCGGTAAGAGAAATGAGTTTCGGTAATATGGCCATTATTTGCTTGACTCCTGATGTTCCTGATTAAGTTTTAAAACCTGTTGCTCATAGGCCCGGGCAAAATCCTGCCCTAAGAATTCATTGAGATTTTCAGTGATCTTGCGCTCAAGTTGCTCATGGCTGCTTTTATACTGTTGCCAATACTTAGGTGCAGACAATAAGCTGCGCAGTTTATTGGGGGATGCCGCCGCTGTTTTTTCTATCTGCTGCGGCGACAGGGTTTGCAGCACTTGCTGCAGGGCCGCCTGAAGCCCGGCAACAAAGGCCATTTCATGAATTTGCAAGTCAGTGATCGCCTGGTTGACCGCGGCTTTAGCCCCAAGATAAGCGGGTTTCCTGCGGGTAAATAAATGCTCTAAGGCATCTTGTTTATCGACGGAAAACTTCAGCGGGTTGTTGGATTTGGGTTGAATTGTGGTCATCGCCAGTCTTGAACTTTGCTTAAAAACGGCCCGGCCGTTGATTAGATTGATGATGCCGGCCATGGCTTCGTTCACAACATCGGCAATGTCATCAATAAAAGGCTCGGGGTTTTGTAGCAACTCGGGAGGAAGTGCCAGTCCCAACTGACGGCTTAGGGCGGCAACAGCATCAAAACGGTCAACACCACCTTTTAGCGGGTTTTCTCCGCTGATGTTCGCAGACAAATCAGGCGCATGGTCAACAGGTTTTTGTCCGACATTAACCTCTGCCATCTCCTGCTGTTTATTCGAACTGTTATCGGGTTCAACCGCCGGTGCAAATGTTTGTTGGTCAGTGGGTGGAGAGACCGCTTCGTTAAAATCCCAATCGGTGGGAATTTTCTCCACTGCGACCTTATCCGGCTTAAAATAACCATCAAGCGCATTATCGGCGCCATCACTTAATGGTACTTCAGCTAATGGGACTTCACTTTGCCCGTTGAGATCGGGGCCGGTAAAAGGTGCTGAGGTAAAAGCTTGCTCCAGCGGAGCAATAACATCATCGCCCTCAGCAGAGGTGGCTTCAGCGAAAGGATTAACGCCATTTAATATTTGCTGGACAGGATCTGGCTCATTATCCCTTAGAAGATCTTCATCCCGGGAATTATCGCTGCCTTGGCCTGCCTGCACAGCACTAACCGTCACAGCAGGTTTTTTATCTTCCTTTAATAAAAAGTGCAGCTCATAAGGGCCGATAATAACCGCAGTGCTATTATCGAGTTTGACTCTGTTGCCTTTCCCTATTGCCTCATCGGCTTCCTTTAACCAGCAGCCATTGGTACTGGTGTCGGTAAAGAAAAAGCTGCCTTGAAAATAATCTATCTGCGCATGTCTGGAGGAAATAAAACGTTTCGCATCTTCAAGCACGCAGGTATTGCCTGCCCCTCTGCCTATGGTTGCTCCCCCTTCACCAATATTAATAACCTGCGCCGGCATTTGAGGCTTTTGAGTATTAACGACGCTAAGTTCTAAAGTGACAGCCATGGGTTTTCCAGTCTAGTTATTCAATCACTGGTATTAGATGCATGAAAAATGACTTGGCCTGATATCCGATATACAGGCCTTTGAAGCCAGAATTGCCGCAAGCCTTAATTGACGTATAAAAGTGGCACTTACCACCCTTTAAAAATCTAGCACAATATGACAGATCCGCTAGTCTAATCAGGTAAATGAACTGATTCATTTTTTAGACTTTTTCGGTAAAATCTCGGCTAAACTTAACCTGATTCAATCAGGTTATATTAAGGTTTTACCGGACAGGTTATGTTACAGCTGGTCAACCATACTCCTTTTACCAGTCAGCTCTTGATCACGACCAACCCTGAGGGTGAAGATATTGCCGTACTGTGCATCAAGGCCAGCTTCAGCTTGTTGCCCGAGGTAATGCTGGCACAAGAGCAACTGCCGGTGCAACTCAGCGATGAATTTATCGGCGATCCGCAAAGCTCCAGCCTGTTATATGCAAGTGAATGCCTGTTGGCCAAACCCGGACAGGATATCGTGGTAAACGGCGCCGCCTGGTCTCCCACCGGCAAGCCCGAGCCTGTGTTTGACTGCGGCATCAGCATAGGCAGGTTTGCAAAAAGTATCCGGGTCTTTGGCGATCGCCACTGGCATAAGGGCAATATCAGCACGCCGCTACCGGTAGTTTCCATGCCCCTCGTTTATGAAAATGCCTATGGCGGCTGTCACCACTTTTTACCCGATCAGCCGCTGTCACCGCAATCTGCCATTTTTTACCCGCAAAATCCCATAGGAAAAGGGTTTTGCGGGCGAAGGAAAAAAAAAGACATCCAGGGACTGCCCTTACCTAATCTGGAAAATCCGCAACAACTGATCGCCAATATTCAAGACACAGTATTGCCCTGGAGCCTGGGATATATTCCCGGCCACTGGTCCCCGAGAAAAGCATACAGCGGCAGCTATGACAGCCAATGGCAGCAGCAGCGCAGTCCCCTGTTGCCGCTGGATTTTGAGCGAAAATTTTTCCTTACCGGCGCCTATGGCTGCAACCTGCCCCCCGGCTCTCTTGGTGGCGGGGAAAAAGTAAAACTGACCAACCTGGCAAAACAGGGCTTACTCGACTTTATACTGCCCGAGTGTGAATTCAAGGTAGAAGTGACCTTTGACGGTCAAACTTCCCAGGCCGAGCTGGCCCTGGAAACCCTGTTATTAGAGCCGGATCACAATCGTTTTTGTTTATTGTGGAAAACAGAAATCAACTGCCACAAAAATCCCTTGCTGTTAAATGAAATAGACATTTCCCTCACCAGGGGCCGACACTTTTCCGATTAGGCTGAGCAGGGCAAAAAGATATCGCTCCGGCAATAGCTAAGGCCGGGGGAAATTTATTGCAATCCCTCTGGTATAAACGAAAAATTTCTTCTATTGATATACAAGAGTCCCAGTATTTCGGAAAAAGCCATGGCGACAACTGTATATGCCAACGGCAGAGGGGTAGTACACAAAAAAAGCGGCGGCATAAGCCTGGTCTTTCCCGATGTCTGTAAAACCCCGACCCCCGGTGGACCTGTGCCTATCCCCTACCCCAATACCGGCAAGGCATCCGATACCAGCTCAGGCACAAAAAAAGTCAAGCTTGATGGACAGATGGCCATGGTTAAGGGGGCAAACTATTCCACCTCCATCGGAGATGAAGCAGGCTCTCTCGGCGGTATTATCAGCGGCGTCACTAAGGGGAAATGTGAATTTATGCTCTATTCCTTCGATGTAAAATTTGAAGGTAAAAATGTCTGCCGCCTGGGAGATCCCCTGTTTCACAACAAGAAAAACAGTATGGGATAATTTAAGGTGGCACCGGCTCATGTGATCAAAAATGTGATAGACAGCCATTTTGATGAAGCAAACGACTGCTACACGGATCTACTCGCCACAGACAATAGCCGCCAATTCGCTTTATACCGCCATAGGCAACATCAACGCCTGATGGCAAACCTCGAAGGCCTGGTATTAAGCGGGGATTACGGCTGGAGCTTATGCCGGGAATGCCTGAAAAGCGATGCTATCAGCGCCGGCGAACATTTTGTCATTGCCTTTTTGGCCTTTGAATTAAACGATATCCCTTGTGTCAAAGACATGCTTGGCAATGCCTTTGCCAACCGCGATTTTTTCAAAGCAACCTCAGATGCCCTCTGTTGGCGCAACTGGCAACAGGCACAATTTTGGGCCAGTCAGTTTAGCCGGTCAGAAACAATCAATGCTCAGCTCCTGGGGCTGCAGGCATTCAGGTATCACCAAAAGCAAGCACCCTTATCCCTGGCTAAAGCCGTAGAAACAAGCTTTAACGGCAGGCAACAAGCTGCCCTGGACTTTTTATTGAGCGATGTGATCACAGATAAAGATATCGAGCTGCTGCCGGTGCTGACTCCGTTTATTACAGGCGATCTCAGCGCCGGTAATTTTACCTTGATTTGCAAGTGCATTAACCTGCAGGGATTTCACCTGTTCGACCGGCTCCAGCCCTTTATCAGCCGGGAGAATATCAACCAGGAAAAAGCGGTGGCATTTGTTTTTTCCCGTATCACTGAGCCTAAAAGAAGCCAATGGTTGAACTTATTAAAAGCCCGCCCGAATGCCATCCGCTTATTATTGATTGCCATAGGCGCCATGGCGGAGAGCCGATACCTGGACTGGGTTATCAAGCAAATGGACGACCCCGAACATGCCCGCTTGGCGGGTAAAACATTCAGTTTGCTCACCGGCATAGATCTCGATGAAAAAGGCTGGCTATTAAATGATGCCGGTTTGGATCCCGCCTGGCTGGCATATGATTTTGACGAAGCGCTCGACTGGCCGGATAAAAGTCAAATCATCGCCGCTCGCAGCACTTGGCAAGACAATCCTTAAACCCAGGGCCATCAGCTAAAAATATTCCTTACCGGGCTAAAGCCTTTTTTCGACTTCCCCCACGGCCCTTCCAGCTGCCAGCAAGGGCCGCCCGAAAAAATTTTTCAAAAGAATAATCCGTAAAACAAGCCAGGGGCAAAAATGTAACAAAATAAGATAAAAATACTTGCACAAAACTGGTTAAAAAAGCTACTATCGTTAACGCAGTGTAATTACGGAAACACTGTATTAACAAAAATAATAATATCATTAATAAGGATTATTTATGAAAAAATTATTAACCGCAGGACTTCTCGTTGCTTCTTCTTTCGCTACTTCACAAGCATATGCAGCCGCTATGGAGTGTTATGTCGATACACCAGCCTATGATCATTTTACCACGGGCCAATGCTTTGCCATGGTATGGGGTGAGAACAGGGCTACAGCCGTATTTAGAATTAAAGACGCAGCCAGTAAACCTATCAGTTCAGTGATCTGGGACGGCGCAGCGAAAAGCTGTGGTACCGGGGGGTCATCCTGCGCTGTTACCATATACTCTTTCAGGCAATACACAGCTACCGCCACCGTGCTTTACCAGGACGGTACCTGGGGCAGCGCCTCTGCTACCGCCTCGTTTGAAGATGGTCGCTAGTCGTAAGCCTCACTTGTACTAAAGTGTCCGGGGCAAACGTCATGGTTTGCCCCTTTTATATCTGTTCTAAAGTTCAGCAGCATACCGGGATCAACAAGCCCGGCGCTGATAATTTAAATTTTTCCCTGACAAAACAAAGATCAGCCCGGAAAGTAACCGACGCCCGCTTTACGGGCGCCAGAAAAGCTCAGTGCTTACTGAAAACTCTGGCTGTTATTGAGGTTGCCCGCCGTTTCCGCCGAAGCCGAAGCCCAGGAAAAATCACCGTAAGCCTGTCCGCTGCCAACAAGCTGCAACGAGTAACCCGCAGGCGTTGATGAGCTTTCCGCTACGCCGATATCGGTCGAAGTCATGCCCGATGCCGGACCCGAGCTTGCCGTCATGCTGCCCTCATAACTGAGAAACTGCATCACTTGTCCGGCTGTGTTCACCAGCGCCAAACCATCGGCGCTGCCATTTTGCAGACCGCTGATAGCAAAACTGAGTGTGCCCATGCCCCCCTGCTGATTGGTTAAGGTACCGGTGAGGTTTTCGGTTTTATAGACACCGCCACCGTTACCGTTATAGGCCACCAGGCTCCAGCCGGTTAAGTCGGTATTGGCAGAGCCGGCAACTTCGACAAACTCATTAATATCGCCGCCGCTGTTATCATAGTGGATTTCATTGATCCAAACGGCGGCAGCAGGCGTATCGGGCACGCCAATCCCGGAGCAGATATTTTCAAAAACACAGCTGACATAATCAGGATTATCGATAAACGGGTTGCGGTTCCCCTGGTAGCCGTAAATCACCTCATTGCGGCGCTG
It includes:
- a CDS encoding DUF4150 domain-containing protein, translating into MATTVYANGRGVVHKKSGGISLVFPDVCKTPTPGGPVPIPYPNTGKASDTSSGTKKVKLDGQMAMVKGANYSTSIGDEAGSLGGIISGVTKGKCEFMLYSFDVKFEGKNVCRLGDPLFHNKKNSMG